The proteins below are encoded in one region of Campylobacter rectus:
- a CDS encoding flagellin B: MSFRINTNINALNTHANAVSNNRNLSLSLGKLSSGLRIQTAADDASGLSIADSLRSQASALGQAIANGNDAIGIIQVADKAMDEQLKILDTIKMKATQSAQDGQTTDSRQALQADIVRLMEELDNIGNTTSFNGQQLLNGTFSNKEFQIGAYSNQTVKASIGATTSDKIGLTRFESSALMTLSAAGSKTTISLDFKFLNVDGVNDVTIAKSKIGTGLGQGLGDLVKNINKVSDKTGVRATYDVTWIASKAIAAGNASSLTINGVKIGDLEIKEGDSNGALVNAINKVKDQTGVEASVNTEGRMVLTSRDGRAIQVTGKSGIFSNTKSKLSFGLVGRLNLVRLDGRDIKMSGSKFVSGKFSKGGNFSTDGGAQKSVSMREIRGQIDKELATAMGFQRMSKVLSVAQSAGVMTLRGAMAVMDIAESAQKTLDQIRSDLGSVQNQLVATVNNITVTQVNVKSAESQIRDVDFAAESANFSKFNILAQSGSYAMSQANSVQQNVLRLLQ; the protein is encoded by the coding sequence ATGAGTTTTCGTATTAACACGAACATAAACGCACTCAACACTCACGCTAACGCAGTTAGCAACAACCGCAACCTTTCTCTTTCTTTGGGCAAACTTAGCTCGGGTTTGAGGATCCAAACAGCAGCAGACGATGCTTCGGGTCTATCGATCGCCGATAGCCTTCGCTCTCAAGCTAGCGCCCTTGGTCAAGCTATCGCAAATGGTAACGACGCTATCGGCATCATCCAAGTAGCGGACAAGGCTATGGACGAGCAGCTAAAAATCCTCGATACCATCAAGATGAAAGCTACTCAAAGCGCCCAAGACGGTCAAACAACAGATTCTCGTCAAGCACTACAAGCAGATATCGTTCGCTTAATGGAAGAGCTGGATAATATCGGTAACACGACTTCTTTCAACGGTCAGCAGCTACTAAACGGAACATTTTCTAACAAAGAGTTCCAAATCGGCGCTTACTCAAATCAGACCGTTAAAGCTTCTATCGGCGCTACAACGTCGGATAAGATCGGTCTAACTAGGTTTGAGAGCTCGGCTCTGATGACATTATCTGCTGCAGGATCAAAAACTACGATTAGTCTTGATTTTAAATTTCTAAACGTCGACGGCGTAAACGATGTCACTATCGCTAAGTCTAAAATAGGAACGGGACTTGGACAGGGTCTAGGCGATCTGGTTAAAAATATCAACAAGGTCTCAGATAAAACCGGCGTTAGGGCTACTTACGACGTTACGTGGATAGCGAGCAAGGCCATAGCTGCGGGGAATGCTAGTAGCTTAACTATAAATGGAGTTAAAATAGGGGATCTTGAGATCAAGGAAGGAGATAGTAACGGTGCTTTGGTAAATGCTATCAACAAAGTAAAAGATCAAACTGGTGTAGAAGCCTCCGTAAATACCGAGGGCAGAATGGTTCTTACAAGCCGAGATGGTAGAGCCATACAAGTAACTGGAAAGAGCGGAATCTTTTCTAATACAAAAAGCAAACTTTCATTCGGACTTGTAGGAAGACTTAATTTAGTCCGCCTTGACGGTAGAGACATAAAAATGAGCGGAAGCAAATTTGTCTCTGGTAAATTTTCAAAAGGTGGTAATTTTAGTACTGATGGCGGTGCGCAAAAATCAGTATCTATGAGAGAGATACGCGGGCAGATAGATAAAGAGTTGGCTACGGCTATGGGCTTTCAAAGAATGTCTAAAGTTTTGTCTGTAGCTCAATCGGCGGGCGTTATGACGCTAAGAGGCGCGATGGCCGTAATGGATATCGCAGAATCTGCGCAAAAGACCCTTGATCAGATCCGCTCCGACCTAGGTTCCGTGCAAAATCAGCTAGTAGCGACCGTAAATAACATCACGGTTACTCAAGTAAACGTAAAATCAGCCGAATCTCAAATCAGAGACGTTGATTTTGCGGCGGAGAGCGCAAACTTCTCTAAATTTAACATCTTAGCACAATCGGGAAGTTACGCTATGAGCCAAGCCAACTCTGTTCAGCAGAATGTCCTAAGATTATTACAGTAG
- a CDS encoding motility associated factor glycosyltransferase family protein gives MTKKKEDKCLKPHGLQKKGGKEDQALKNELGESVASIANPIFKKNLQALFQQDEILAARLWGMEGMKGYDVFIGKDPIDINIINNKTLKYVYENPVKDVKEALENIEKEYKRYPIMYFYGLGNGIFYKALLKNETHQKIVVVEPEVEIIYAVLNLVDLSQELLSERLIIFFSEFTTYSQFYYIVSKPEFTPYAKTYNLHVHTRFYDDFNDDLIKINKNFAKAVSQTVIVHGNSIDDMLIGIKHHIEHIPEMVSNYCYTKLIKKRHKLIDTAIVVSTGPSLDKQLDTLKKFAPYVTVISLDASYPILLKHGIKPDYVTSIERVEATASFFKHKNKKFDENIYFIVASLTHGQTVKNILPRRLVLTMRPHQGEMAFNMPKYGYLGAGHSTANQAYQLAYVLGHKNIVLIGQDLAFAPDGKSHATGHAFAQADEYLYTVAYGGEGEVRTTYVWDKFKNQFESDIEHSNKKDVITYNCTEGGARILGCIEKPFLETMQELCKDKKTKSLPNIEKNDKKISNKDLMVAYKYIVKKIGMQTMAKEKIEKVFLEIVPKIDDIMRLRDSDKITENLLNDLLKITDKIDKTKNFLVQKRFKSSVENILQMAVYYQELELAKISVAPSDTVMQKVNKLVEWIEMHKYWLFSAAGGLNAEIEVTRKASKNLVKELKKRGLITKDEIGKAKEDFTLSI, from the coding sequence ATGACGAAGAAAAAAGAGGATAAATGTCTAAAGCCGCACGGTCTGCAAAAAAAAGGCGGCAAAGAAGATCAAGCGCTCAAAAACGAGCTTGGCGAAAGCGTCGCAAGTATCGCAAATCCTATTTTCAAAAAAAATCTCCAAGCGCTTTTTCAGCAAGATGAAATTTTAGCCGCGCGCCTTTGGGGAATGGAAGGGATGAAAGGCTACGATGTCTTTATCGGCAAAGACCCCATCGATATAAATATCATAAACAACAAAACGCTAAAATACGTCTATGAAAATCCCGTAAAGGACGTGAAAGAAGCGCTAGAAAATATCGAAAAGGAGTATAAGCGATATCCGATTATGTATTTTTACGGTCTTGGCAACGGCATTTTTTATAAAGCTTTGCTAAAAAACGAAACGCATCAAAAAATCGTCGTCGTGGAACCGGAAGTCGAAATAATCTATGCGGTGTTAAATTTAGTCGATTTATCGCAAGAACTACTGAGCGAAAGGCTTATTATATTTTTTTCGGAATTCACCACATATTCGCAGTTTTACTATATAGTATCAAAACCAGAATTTACGCCTTACGCAAAAACTTACAATCTACACGTTCACACCCGTTTTTATGACGATTTTAACGATGATCTTATTAAGATAAATAAAAATTTTGCAAAAGCCGTATCGCAAACCGTTATAGTTCACGGCAATAGTATAGACGATATGCTAATAGGCATCAAACACCATATAGAGCATATACCGGAGATGGTGAGCAACTATTGCTACACAAAACTTATAAAAAAACGCCATAAATTAATAGACACGGCGATAGTCGTCTCGACGGGGCCCAGCCTTGATAAGCAGCTTGATACGCTTAAAAAATTTGCCCCTTACGTTACGGTTATCAGCCTTGATGCATCTTACCCCATACTGTTAAAACACGGAATAAAGCCTGATTATGTGACTTCGATCGAGCGAGTAGAGGCGACTGCTAGCTTTTTTAAACATAAAAATAAAAAATTTGATGAAAATATTTATTTTATCGTAGCCTCATTAACGCACGGACAAACGGTTAAAAATATTTTACCGCGCAGACTGGTTCTTACTATGCGTCCGCATCAAGGAGAAATGGCGTTTAATATGCCTAAATACGGTTATCTGGGGGCGGGTCACTCTACGGCAAACCAAGCATATCAGCTCGCTTACGTATTAGGACATAAAAATATCGTTCTTATAGGGCAAGATTTGGCCTTTGCTCCGGACGGCAAATCTCATGCGACCGGACACGCGTTCGCTCAAGCCGACGAATATCTCTATACGGTAGCTTACGGCGGCGAAGGCGAAGTGCGGACGACATACGTTTGGGATAAATTTAAAAATCAATTCGAATCCGATATCGAACACTCAAATAAAAAAGACGTAATAACTTATAATTGCACCGAAGGAGGGGCAAGGATACTGGGCTGTATAGAAAAACCGTTTTTAGAAACGATGCAAGAGCTTTGTAAGGACAAAAAGACAAAAAGCTTGCCAAATATAGAAAAAAATGATAAAAAGATTTCAAACAAAGATCTGATGGTTGCTTATAAATATATAGTAAAAAAAATAGGTATGCAAACGATGGCTAAGGAAAAAATAGAAAAAGTATTCTTAGAAATCGTACCGAAGATAGATGACATTATGAGACTTAGAGATAGCGATAAAATCACTGAAAATTTACTAAACGACCTTTTAAAAATTACTGACAAAATAGATAAAACAAAAAACTTTTTAGTCCAAAAGAGATTTAAAAGCTCGGTAGAAAATATCTTGCAGATGGCCGTTTATTATCAAGAGCTTGAGCTTGCTAAAATTTCAGTAGCTCCAAGCGATACAGTGATGCAAAAAGTAAATAAATTAGTCGAGTGGATAGAAATGCATAAATATTGGCTATTTTCTGCTGCCGGCGGATTAAATGCGGAAATAGAAGTAACCAGAAAAGCTTCTAAAAATTTAGTCAAAGAGCTTAAAAAACGCGGCTTGATAACTAAAGATGAGATAGGTAAAGCAAAAGAGGATTTTACCCTAAGTATATAA
- the pseI gene encoding pseudaminic acid synthase, translating to MKIANFDTSEKVFIIAELSANHSGSLQTALDTIKAAKRAGADAIKLQTYTPDSLTLDSRSEDFMIKGGLWEGANLYELYKQALTPREWHEQLFAAAKDEGLICFSSPFCRDDADFLEKFNPPAYKIASFEVTDYDFVRYVALKGKPIIISTGIATEQEITDVVQICKDAGNERIALLKCTSSYPAPLDGMNLRTIAGMKRKFGVEVGFSDHTLGIVAPVVAVSLGARIVEKHFILDKSVRSVDEAFSLDEREFSEMVKAVRDAEALLGKVTYELDEKAVQNRRFSRSLYACADIKEGEIFSEKNVRSVRPGYGLHPKFLPGLLGKKAKREIKFSEKIAKEDI from the coding sequence ATGAAAATAGCAAATTTCGACACAAGCGAAAAGGTCTTTATCATCGCCGAGCTCTCGGCAAATCACTCGGGCAGTTTGCAAACGGCGCTTGATACGATAAAAGCGGCTAAGCGCGCGGGAGCCGACGCCATAAAGCTACAAACATACACGCCAGATAGCCTCACGTTAGATTCGCGCAGCGAGGATTTTATGATAAAAGGCGGACTGTGGGAGGGAGCGAATTTATATGAGCTCTACAAGCAAGCTCTGACGCCGCGAGAGTGGCACGAGCAGCTTTTTGCTGCGGCAAAGGACGAAGGGCTCATCTGCTTTTCAAGCCCGTTTTGCAGAGACGATGCTGATTTTTTAGAGAAATTTAACCCGCCCGCTTACAAGATAGCAAGCTTTGAGGTAACGGACTATGATTTCGTGCGGTACGTCGCGCTCAAAGGCAAACCAATCATAATCTCCACAGGCATCGCGACCGAGCAAGAAATCACCGACGTCGTGCAAATTTGCAAAGATGCTGGAAACGAGCGGATCGCGCTTTTAAAATGCACGTCAAGCTACCCTGCTCCGCTTGACGGGATGAATCTACGCACGATCGCCGGTATGAAACGAAAATTCGGCGTAGAGGTCGGCTTTTCAGACCATACGCTAGGTATCGTGGCGCCCGTAGTGGCCGTGAGTCTGGGCGCTCGTATCGTAGAAAAGCACTTTATCCTAGATAAAAGCGTTCGCAGCGTCGATGAGGCTTTTAGCTTGGACGAGCGGGAATTTAGCGAAATGGTAAAAGCCGTGCGAGACGCCGAAGCGCTGCTTGGAAAAGTAACCTACGAGCTAGACGAAAAAGCCGTACAAAATCGCCGCTTTTCCCGCTCGCTTTATGCCTGCGCGGATATCAAAGAGGGCGAAATCTTTAGCGAAAAAAACGTAAGAAGCGTACGCCCGGGATACGGCTTGCACCCTAAATTTTTACCGGGGCTACTAGGCAAAAAAGCAAAAAGAGAGATAAAATTTAGCGAAAAAATCGCAAAGGAGGATATATAA
- the pseH gene encoding UDP-4-amino-4,6-dideoxy-N-acetyl-beta-L-altrosamine N-acetyltransferase — MLELINFTDLTDEQILMILRWRNDERVAKYMKNKSVSEQEHRNFISNLKNDETKRYFLVKEDSDYIGVIDFVDIAADSCEFGIYANPGLKGKGKILMQTIAEYAAKTLKVGELKSCAYNENEKAIALYRKFGFEIYGRDEQMSYMSLSLRKLDIMAKS, encoded by the coding sequence ATGCTTGAACTTATAAATTTCACCGATCTAACTGACGAGCAAATTTTGATGATTTTGCGTTGGCGAAACGACGAGCGAGTCGCGAAATACATGAAAAACAAAAGCGTGAGCGAGCAAGAGCATAGAAACTTTATCTCAAATTTAAAAAACGACGAAACGAAAAGATATTTTTTAGTAAAAGAGGATAGCGACTATATCGGCGTGATCGATTTCGTGGATATCGCGGCGGACTCGTGCGAATTCGGCATTTACGCAAATCCGGGGCTAAAAGGCAAAGGCAAAATCCTAATGCAAACAATCGCAGAATACGCCGCCAAAACGCTTAAAGTCGGCGAGCTAAAATCGTGCGCCTACAACGAAAACGAAAAAGCGATCGCGCTATACCGCAAATTCGGCTTTGAAATTTACGGGCGCGACGAGCAAATGAGCTATATGTCGCTATCTTTACGCAAACTTGATATAATGGCTAAAAGTTAG
- the pseG gene encoding UDP-2,4-diacetamido-2,4,6-trideoxy-beta-L-altropyranose hydrolase, protein MLDKILYFKTLIRADSGSKIGHGHVRRDLILAKNFKDVSFACIDLPGSLTGEIPCPVFTLKSADINELVNLIKEHKFELLIIDHYGISAADEKLIKEQTNVKILCFDDNYKEHFCDYLLNVNIYAQPQKYVNLVPANCELVFSPLVRSEFYDEAKIKREKKFDCFIALGGTDALNLTAKIASNLLAKNKKVAAITTSANANLANLQNLADSESNFSLFINSNEVARLMNESEILVISASSLVNEALVLGAKFKAVRVADNQNEMAQWLAANGREIYEADEICLNL, encoded by the coding sequence ATGCTTGATAAAATTTTATACTTTAAAACCCTCATCCGCGCAGATAGCGGCTCTAAAATCGGGCACGGACACGTTAGGCGAGATCTCATTTTGGCGAAAAATTTTAAAGACGTCAGCTTTGCTTGCATCGACCTACCGGGCAGCCTAACAGGCGAGATACCCTGCCCCGTTTTTACGCTAAAAAGCGCGGATATAAATGAACTGGTAAATTTGATAAAAGAGCATAAATTTGAGCTTCTTATAATCGATCATTACGGCATTAGCGCGGCGGACGAAAAGCTAATCAAAGAACAAACGAACGTTAAAATTTTATGCTTTGACGACAACTACAAAGAGCATTTTTGCGACTACTTACTAAACGTAAATATCTACGCCCAGCCCCAAAAATACGTAAATCTAGTACCCGCAAACTGCGAGCTGGTTTTTTCGCCGCTAGTTAGGAGCGAGTTTTACGACGAAGCAAAAATCAAACGCGAAAAAAAATTCGACTGCTTCATCGCGCTAGGCGGCACGGACGCGCTAAATTTGACCGCCAAAATCGCCTCAAATTTGCTCGCTAAAAACAAAAAAGTAGCCGCTATCACGACGAGTGCGAACGCAAATTTGGCAAATTTGCAAAATTTGGCGGATAGCGAGTCAAATTTTAGCCTTTTTATAAACTCAAACGAGGTCGCGCGATTGATGAACGAGAGCGAAATTTTAGTGATTTCGGCTAGCTCGCTCGTAAACGAAGCGCTGGTTTTGGGCGCGAAATTTAAAGCCGTGCGCGTCGCGGATAATCAAAACGAGATGGCGCAGTGGCTAGCGGCAAACGGGCGCGAGATCTACGAGGCGGACGAGATATGCTTGAACTTATAA
- a CDS encoding type II toxin-antitoxin system VapC family toxin → MKKVYIDANIFIDFLDEQRAMNDINLHEKAVSLFKNLISKNIKIITSEDIITTAIYALRQNKKALKILADFLSEIKNLSDFAVVPFGYETITNAAEFYIMNGGDFEDILQYFCAMQNDCRVIYSNDKNFPEIDIPIKRTNPNLNDFSPKNA, encoded by the coding sequence ATGAAAAAAGTTTATATAGACGCTAATATTTTTATTGATTTTTTGGACGAACAACGAGCAATGAATGATATAAATTTGCATGAAAAAGCTGTAAGTCTTTTCAAAAATCTAATCTCTAAAAATATAAAAATAATAACTAGCGAAGACATAATCACTACCGCCATATACGCCCTAAGACAAAATAAAAAAGCTTTAAAAATTCTAGCCGACTTTTTGTCAGAAATAAAAAATTTATCCGACTTCGCGGTCGTGCCATTTGGATACGAAACAATAACTAACGCGGCTGAATTTTACATAATGAACGGCGGCGATTTTGAGGATATTTTACAATACTTTTGCGCTATGCAAAATGATTGCCGAGTGATTTACTCAAACGATAAAAATTTTCCCGAGATCGATATCCCGATCAAAAGAACAAACCCAAATTTAAACGACTTTAGCCCAAAAAATGCTTGA
- the pseF gene encoding pseudaminic acid cytidylyltransferase — translation MRDNQNRALCVIPARGGSKRIPRKNVKDFLGKPLIAYSIEAALNSGVFECVIVSTDDTEIANVAVKFGAQVPFMRDASLSDDYATSSDAVADAATRLGEKYPHVCCLYATAPLITGEILREAYGKFEEAECEFLFSATEFSFPIQRAIRLGEDGAVNMFYPQFALTRSQDLERAYHDAGAFYFGRREAWLEKKPIFAPHSRAFLLPRNLVCDIDTPEDFEFAQKLYRINYDKI, via the coding sequence ATGAGAGATAACCAAAACCGCGCCCTTTGCGTCATCCCGGCTCGCGGCGGCAGCAAGCGCATACCGCGCAAAAACGTTAAAGATTTTTTAGGCAAGCCGCTGATAGCTTACAGCATCGAGGCGGCGCTAAATTCTGGCGTTTTTGAGTGCGTGATAGTGAGCACCGACGACACTGAGATAGCGAATGTCGCAGTAAAATTCGGCGCTCAAGTCCCGTTTATGAGAGACGCCTCGCTAAGCGACGACTACGCCACGAGCAGCGACGCAGTAGCGGACGCGGCGACGAGGCTGGGCGAAAAATACCCCCACGTTTGCTGCCTATACGCGACCGCGCCGCTTATCACGGGAGAAATTTTACGCGAGGCATACGGCAAATTTGAGGAAGCGGAGTGCGAGTTTTTATTTTCCGCGACCGAGTTTAGCTTTCCTATCCAGCGCGCGATCAGGCTTGGCGAGGACGGCGCCGTAAATATGTTTTACCCGCAGTTTGCGCTAACTCGCTCGCAGGATTTAGAGCGAGCTTATCACGATGCGGGCGCGTTTTATTTCGGCAGGCGCGAGGCGTGGCTAGAGAAAAAACCGATCTTTGCGCCGCACTCAAGAGCGTTTTTACTACCGCGAAATTTAGTCTGCGACATCGACACACCGGAGGATTTTGAGTTTGCGCAGAAGCTTTACCGGATAAATTATGATAAAATCTAG
- the pseC gene encoding UDP-4-amino-4,6-dideoxy-N-acetyl-beta-L-altrosamine transaminase, which translates to MIPYSRQQITDSDIAAVVSALKDDILTGGDKVGEFEQAIAKYVGVKHVVAMNSATSALHVAYLALGVREGDEVVTTPITFAATANAALMAGAEVKFAPVKFDGNIDENALASLITPKTKVITAVDFGGNPVNLDAILKLARERGIKVLDDASHALGSGLSGVKVGAKADVSIFSFHPVKPLTTFEGGALATNDDEIARLARLYRSHGIAKKRLWDSDQTVLGYNYRLPDVACALGLNQLKRLDETIAVREKIAKFYDEKFEKNPYFSTIKLPDGVVSSRHLYPILLFRQFWCAKEDIFAALHARGIGVQVHYKPTYKFSFYRERYGDIWVPSAEDFYAAELSIPCHQCMSLEDANFVADALFEVLKSFDTPQGCRV; encoded by the coding sequence ATGATACCCTACAGCAGACAACAAATCACCGACTCCGACATAGCTGCCGTCGTGAGCGCCCTAAAAGACGATATCCTAACAGGAGGCGACAAGGTCGGCGAATTTGAGCAAGCGATCGCAAAATACGTCGGCGTAAAGCACGTCGTTGCGATGAACTCGGCGACGAGCGCACTTCACGTCGCATATCTTGCGCTAGGCGTGCGAGAGGGCGACGAGGTCGTAACGACTCCCATTACGTTTGCGGCGACGGCAAATGCGGCGCTAATGGCGGGAGCGGAGGTTAAATTCGCGCCCGTTAAATTTGATGGAAATATCGACGAAAACGCGCTAGCAAGCCTCATCACGCCTAAAACCAAAGTCATAACGGCGGTTGATTTTGGCGGCAATCCCGTAAATTTAGACGCCATCCTAAAACTAGCCCGCGAGCGCGGCATAAAGGTGCTTGACGACGCTTCGCATGCGCTGGGTAGCGGGCTAAGCGGCGTCAAAGTCGGCGCAAAAGCGGACGTTAGCATTTTTAGCTTTCACCCCGTTAAGCCGCTAACGACGTTTGAGGGCGGCGCCCTAGCTACTAACGACGACGAGATCGCACGCCTAGCACGCCTCTACCGCTCGCACGGCATAGCCAAAAAACGCCTCTGGGACAGCGACCAGACGGTGCTTGGCTACAACTACCGCTTGCCCGACGTCGCCTGCGCGCTAGGACTAAATCAGCTAAAAAGGCTAGACGAAACCATCGCGGTGCGCGAGAAAATCGCTAAATTTTACGACGAAAAATTTGAGAAAAACCCGTATTTTAGTACCATCAAGTTACCTGACGGCGTCGTTAGTTCGCGCCACCTCTACCCTATCTTGCTATTTCGCCAGTTCTGGTGCGCCAAAGAGGACATCTTTGCCGCCCTTCACGCGCGCGGCATCGGCGTGCAGGTACACTACAAGCCGACTTATAAATTTAGCTTTTACCGCGAGCGCTACGGTGATATCTGGGTTCCTAGCGCCGAGGATTTTTACGCCGCCGAGCTTAGCATCCCGTGCCATCAGTGTATGAGTCTAGAGGACGCAAATTTCGTCGCGGACGCGCTTTTTGAGGTTTTAAAGAGCTTTGACACGCCGCAAGGCTGCAGGGTTTAG
- the pseB gene encoding UDP-N-acetylglucosamine 4,6-dehydratase (inverting) has translation MFNGKSILITGGTGSFGKKYTEILLSKFKPKRLVIYSRDELKQYEMAQVFKDPAMRFFIGDVRDEKRLMTAMNGIDYVIHAAAMKHVPIAEYNPMECIKTNINGAQNVIDAALECGVSKVIALSTDKACNPVNLYGATKLASDKLFVAANNIAGSKKTRFSVVRYGNVVGSRGSVVPLFKKLIAEGAKELPITHADMTRFWITLEQGVNFVLKNFERMKGGEIFIPKIPSMTMIELARSMAPQLGVKIIGIRPGEKMHEVMVGKDDAHLTYEFDDHYVISPSIKFTSKDDDFSTNALGEKGHLVEENFEYSSDKNKIWLDKDGLLEMIEASK, from the coding sequence ATGTTTAACGGAAAATCCATTCTCATCACCGGCGGCACCGGGTCATTCGGCAAAAAATACACCGAAATTTTACTCTCCAAATTTAAACCAAAAAGGCTAGTTATCTACTCTCGCGACGAGCTCAAACAGTACGAGATGGCGCAGGTTTTTAAAGACCCGGCGATGCGATTTTTCATCGGCGACGTGCGCGACGAAAAGCGCCTCATGACCGCGATGAACGGCATCGACTACGTGATACACGCAGCGGCCATGAAGCACGTGCCAATCGCGGAATACAACCCGATGGAGTGCATCAAAACCAACATCAACGGCGCACAAAACGTCATCGACGCGGCGCTAGAGTGCGGCGTGAGCAAGGTCATCGCGCTCTCGACCGACAAGGCGTGCAACCCGGTAAATTTATACGGCGCGACCAAGCTTGCCAGCGATAAGTTATTTGTCGCGGCAAACAACATCGCGGGTAGCAAAAAAACGCGATTTAGCGTCGTTCGCTACGGCAACGTCGTGGGTTCGCGCGGCTCGGTCGTACCGCTGTTTAAGAAGCTAATCGCGGAAGGCGCGAAGGAGCTGCCGATCACGCACGCGGATATGACGCGGTTTTGGATCACGCTTGAGCAAGGCGTAAATTTCGTACTTAAAAATTTCGAGCGCATGAAAGGCGGCGAAATTTTCATCCCAAAAATCCCGTCGATGACGATGATCGAGCTTGCTCGCTCCATGGCGCCGCAACTTGGCGTAAAAATAATCGGCATCCGCCCTGGCGAAAAGATGCACGAGGTCATGGTCGGCAAGGACGACGCGCACCTAACGTACGAGTTTGACGACCACTACGTGATCAGCCCGTCGATCAAATTTACGAGCAAAGACGACGACTTTAGCACAAACGCGCTGGGCGAAAAAGGGCATCTCGTGGAAGAAAATTTCGAGTATAGCTCAGATAAAAATAAAATTTGGCTAGATAAAGACGGGCTTTTGGAGATGATCGAGGCTAGTAAATAG
- the dcd gene encoding dCTP deaminase, translating into MGLKSDSWIRKMSHEKAMIVPFAEEQVGRGVVSYGVSSYGYDIRVGDEFKIFTNIGGTVVDPKNFDEKNVVDFKGDVCIVPPNSFALARTIEYFNMPGNVLAICLGKSTYARCGIIVNVTPFEPGFKGHITIEISNTTPLPAKIYANEGIAQVLFIEGDEPCEVTYADKGGKYQAQEGITLPRILK; encoded by the coding sequence ATGGGGCTGAAATCTGACAGCTGGATACGCAAAATGTCGCACGAAAAGGCGATGATAGTGCCGTTTGCCGAGGAGCAAGTCGGACGCGGCGTGGTGAGCTACGGAGTGTCCAGCTACGGCTACGATATCCGCGTGGGCGACGAGTTTAAAATCTTTACGAATATCGGCGGCACCGTGGTCGATCCAAAAAATTTCGACGAAAAAAACGTGGTGGACTTTAAAGGCGACGTGTGTATCGTTCCGCCCAATTCATTCGCTCTAGCGCGCACGATCGAGTATTTTAATATGCCGGGTAACGTGCTAGCCATCTGTCTAGGCAAAAGCACCTACGCTCGCTGCGGTATCATCGTAAACGTCACGCCTTTTGAGCCCGGATTTAAAGGGCACATCACGATCGAAATCTCAAATACGACGCCGCTGCCGGCTAAAATCTACGCGAACGAAGGCATCGCGCAGGTGCTGTTTATCGAGGGCGACGAGCCGTGTGAAGTGACGTATGCGGACAAGGGAGGAAAGTATCAGGCGCAGGAGGGGATAACCCTGCCTAGGATTTTGAAATAA